In Dolichospermum flos-aquae CCAP 1403/13F, the following proteins share a genomic window:
- the menD gene encoding 2-succinyl-5-enolpyruvyl-6-hydroxy-3-cyclohexene-1-carboxylic-acid synthase — MQLTFNNLNLLWCYVLTETLKRLGLKCAVICPGSRSTALTVAFVQQIPHIEAIPILDERSAAFFALGQAKATGKPVVLVCTSGTAGANFYPAVIEARESRVPLLILTTDRPAELRDCHSGQTIDQVKLYGNYPNWQGELATPSLDVGMLDYLRQTVIHAWERCQFPNSGAVHLNIPFRDPLAPIPDGTDFTLDVEDFFAGIVSTPLPITNYQLPITNYQKGIIIAGVAQPQAPEEYCRAIANLSQSLQWPVLTEGLSPVRNYTDLNPYLISTYDIILRNQQLAKELSPEIVIQIGEMPTSKELRNWLITTNPQRLIIDNCDQNLDPLHGKTTHLRISVTEIGKLEIEELAKSEYLQKWCIAEKQVRKNIDDYFENVDELIESKTAWLISQNLAPETPLFIANSMPVRDVEFFWKPNNLRIKPYFNRGANGIDGTLSTALGIAHHQQSSVMLTGDLSLLHDTNGFLIKNKFIGHLTIILINNNGGGIFEMLPIAQFNPPFEEFFATPQNIDFAQLCATYNVQYQLINSWEELKDSLKQLPKIGIRVLEVKTNRKRDVMWRKENLVKLSNW, encoded by the coding sequence ATGCAACTTACTTTTAATAATCTTAATCTTCTTTGGTGTTATGTATTAACAGAAACCCTCAAACGTTTGGGTTTAAAATGCGCTGTTATCTGTCCTGGTTCTCGTTCTACAGCATTAACTGTGGCTTTTGTCCAACAAATACCGCATATTGAAGCAATTCCGATTTTAGATGAACGTTCGGCGGCTTTTTTTGCCTTGGGACAAGCAAAAGCAACGGGGAAACCTGTAGTATTAGTTTGCACTTCGGGAACTGCGGGGGCAAATTTTTATCCAGCAGTAATTGAAGCTAGAGAAAGTCGCGTCCCTTTGTTAATATTAACCACTGACAGACCAGCAGAATTACGAGATTGTCATTCAGGACAAACTATTGACCAAGTAAAATTATACGGTAATTATCCCAATTGGCAAGGGGAATTAGCTACACCTTCTCTAGATGTGGGAATGTTAGATTATCTCCGGCAAACGGTAATTCACGCTTGGGAACGTTGTCAATTTCCCAATTCTGGCGCAGTACATTTAAATATACCTTTTCGTGACCCTCTCGCGCCCATTCCTGATGGTACAGATTTTACCTTAGATGTGGAAGATTTCTTTGCGGGAATAGTTTCCACCCCATTACCAATTACCAATTACCAATTACCAATTACCAATTACCAAAAAGGGATCATTATTGCTGGTGTAGCCCAACCACAAGCCCCGGAAGAGTATTGTAGAGCGATCGCTAACCTAAGTCAATCTCTCCAATGGCCTGTTTTAACTGAAGGACTTTCCCCTGTCAGAAATTACACAGACTTAAATCCCTATTTAATTTCTACCTATGACATCATTCTTAGAAATCAACAACTTGCCAAAGAATTATCCCCAGAAATCGTAATTCAAATTGGAGAAATGCCCACAAGTAAAGAATTACGCAATTGGTTAATTACTACTAATCCTCAACGTTTGATAATTGATAATTGTGATCAAAATTTAGATCCTTTACATGGAAAAACCACACATTTAAGAATATCAGTAACAGAAATTGGTAAATTGGAAATTGAGGAATTAGCAAAAAGTGAGTATTTACAAAAATGGTGTATAGCAGAAAAGCAAGTTAGAAAAAATATTGATGATTATTTTGAAAATGTAGATGAATTAATCGAAAGTAAAACCGCTTGGTTAATTTCCCAAAACCTAGCACCAGAAACACCCCTATTCATTGCAAATAGTATGCCAGTGCGAGATGTAGAATTTTTCTGGAAACCCAATAATTTAAGAATTAAACCTTATTTTAATCGGGGTGCAAATGGTATTGATGGTACTTTATCCACTGCTTTAGGAATAGCACATCATCAGCAAAGTAGTGTAATGCTAACAGGAGATTTATCTTTATTGCATGATACCAATGGTTTTTTAATTAAAAATAAATTTATTGGACATCTAACGATTATCTTGATTAATAACAATGGTGGGGGAATTTTTGAAATGTTACCCATTGCCCAGTTTAATCCACCTTTTGAAGAATTTTTTGCCACTCCTCAAAATATTGATTTTGCTCAATTATGTGCTACTTATAATGTGCAATATCAGTTAATTAATTCTTGGGAAGAATTAAAAGATAGCTTAAAGCAATTACCAAAAATAGGAATTAGGGTTTTAGAAGTCAAAACAAATAGGAAAAGAGATGTGATGTGGAGAAAAGAAAATTTAGTAAAACTTAGTAATTGGTAA
- a CDS encoding ATP-binding cassette domain-containing protein, protein MSQTAPISPDNFTNVPIPPSKQQKGKKPIPLLLGLLVVGGGISYAVWRTQPQKAVDTLKLSGRIEGYETEIGIKRSGRIESIAFREGAYVKKGQELIKLDDSNDQLLQEQLRGTEARITSAQSDEQQAIADVDRVQSEIEQINSQIREAKLNLQQSEGDTQGRIQQAKSNVAAAKTQLLQTQAQVKQTEAEVKLARINRDRYGQLIKEGAINQQQFDQSQTTLDTAIATLEARQASVNATREQLSAIQGALTQTKTTGFNPGIPNAQLIHEIGTPAALRNHLGLHRLEVKTANLEISEKILLQNLHTNVVDVQTFGDSEALRRNRLDVLVEDITIGETQVNELLKQYDPNIEHGEPTLENVFVTRLRQQGSAPPFLQFPRSRGGNKSQEINENIHREKNSSLLPITNYQLPSSQIAIYANNLNRVFGKFQAVKSVNIEVRYGEIFGLLGANCAGKTTTIKMLCGLLAASGGEISLGGETGNLRSAKLRKRIGYMSQKFTLYDDLTTLQNLEFYSGVYSVTRKLRKEKIDWVISTCGLEGQENMLTGQLPGGWKQRVAFGASVMHEPDILFLDEPTSGVDPLARRQFWKLINDFARNGTAILVTTHYLEEAEQCNRMSFMVAGEIAAEGSPSYIKDSQPGKLIEIIVNQNQAASKLLKQQFDAWRVSIFANSLHIVLDNPEVAIAQVMQLLKSANFTILGLVFFNVSRRILSKMQISD, encoded by the coding sequence ATGTCTCAAACTGCGCCAATATCTCCAGACAATTTTACTAATGTTCCTATCCCACCATCTAAGCAGCAGAAGGGTAAAAAACCAATTCCTTTGTTATTGGGGTTGTTAGTTGTGGGAGGTGGTATTAGTTATGCAGTGTGGCGAACTCAACCACAAAAAGCAGTAGATACACTGAAACTAAGTGGCAGAATTGAAGGTTATGAAACCGAAATTGGGATTAAGCGTTCGGGAAGAATTGAGTCAATTGCTTTCCGAGAAGGGGCTTATGTTAAAAAGGGACAAGAATTAATTAAATTAGATGACAGTAATGATCAATTATTACAAGAACAATTAAGAGGAACTGAGGCTAGGATAACATCTGCACAATCTGATGAACAACAGGCAATTGCAGATGTGGATAGGGTGCAAAGTGAAATTGAACAAATTAATAGTCAAATTAGGGAAGCAAAACTCAATTTACAGCAGTCGGAAGGGGATACCCAAGGACGAATTCAACAGGCAAAATCTAACGTAGCCGCGGCTAAGACTCAATTATTACAAACACAAGCCCAAGTTAAGCAAACAGAGGCAGAAGTAAAATTAGCGAGAATTAACCGCGATCGCTATGGACAGCTTATCAAAGAAGGTGCTATTAATCAACAGCAATTTGACCAATCACAAACTACATTAGATACAGCCATAGCCACCCTAGAAGCCCGTCAAGCATCGGTAAATGCCACACGAGAACAATTAAGTGCTATCCAAGGGGCATTAACCCAAACCAAGACCACAGGCTTCAATCCTGGTATTCCCAACGCCCAGTTAATTCATGAAATTGGCACTCCAGCGGCTTTACGCAACCATTTAGGCTTACATCGTTTGGAAGTAAAAACCGCTAATTTGGAAATCAGCGAGAAAATTCTCTTGCAGAATTTACATACAAATGTAGTTGATGTGCAAACTTTTGGCGATAGCGAAGCGCTCCGTAGGAATCGCTTGGATGTTTTAGTGGAAGATATAACTATAGGTGAAACCCAAGTAAATGAATTACTAAAACAATATGATCCCAATATTGAACATGGTGAACCCACTTTAGAAAATGTCTTTGTTACTCGTCTGCGACAACAAGGTTCTGCACCACCATTTTTACAATTTCCTCGTTCTCGTGGCGGAAATAAAAGTCAAGAAATAAATGAGAATATTCATAGAGAAAAAAATTCTTCCCTATTACCCATTACCAATTACCAATTACCATCTTCACAAATTGCTATTTATGCGAATAATCTCAATCGGGTCTTTGGTAAATTTCAAGCTGTTAAAAGTGTTAATATTGAAGTGCGTTATGGGGAAATATTTGGGCTTTTAGGGGCAAATTGTGCAGGAAAAACCACCACAATTAAAATGTTATGTGGATTATTAGCAGCTAGTGGAGGAGAAATTTCTCTCGGTGGAGAAACCGGAAATTTGCGAAGTGCCAAATTAAGAAAACGCATTGGTTATATGAGTCAAAAATTTACCCTTTATGACGATTTAACAACTTTGCAAAATCTAGAATTTTATAGCGGTGTTTACAGCGTTACCCGCAAACTTAGAAAAGAAAAAATTGATTGGGTCATATCTACCTGTGGGTTAGAAGGACAAGAAAATATGCTAACGGGACAATTACCAGGAGGTTGGAAACAACGGGTTGCTTTTGGTGCTTCTGTTATGCACGAACCAGATATTTTATTTTTAGACGAACCAACATCTGGAGTAGACCCTTTAGCACGTCGTCAGTTTTGGAAACTAATCAATGATTTTGCGCGAAATGGTACAGCAATTTTAGTCACAACCCATTATTTAGAAGAAGCTGAACAATGTAACCGGATGAGTTTTATGGTAGCTGGAGAAATCGCGGCTGAAGGTTCACCCAGTTATATTAAAGATTCTCAACCAGGAAAACTCATAGAAATTATTGTTAATCAAAATCAAGCTGCTTCTAAACTATTAAAACAACAATTTGATGCTTGGAGAGTTTCTATTTTTGCGAATAGTTTACATATAGTTCTTGACAATCCAGAAGTAGCAATTGCCCAAGTAATGCAGCTTTTAAAATCGGCAAATTTTACAATTTTAGGTTTGGTATTTTTTAATGTCTCACGACGAATTTTAAGCAAAATGCAAATTAGTGATTAG
- a CDS encoding iron uptake porin encodes MLKIFLGLVLATPVVLISPVAWASEIAENDDLAQVTSVSQLSDVQPTDWAFSALQSLVERYGCVAGYPNGTFRGNRAMTRYEFSAGLNACLDRVNELIATATADAVQKEDLATIQRLQEEFTSELATLRGRVDAVESRTATLESQQFSTTTKLSGEAIFAITDVLTGDSDPFNVGVPRNSTILANRVRLNLVSSFTGQDELKIRLQAGSTPHPQRAGGFRYGADPFLASLGSRQTTPEGGQTFNQEFPDTAGSVELGTVSYKFPIGKKIRAAVFANRGEHVDYLPNVFSTVGDEDGGSGSLSTFAQYSPIYRLVSQGAGLGLNYQLNPAINLSLGYLAPNANSPEGLTPDSSNGTTAGGFFDGRYSALAQLSIQPTKNLAFGLTYVNGYTAGTPTFLNDVGTISANSPSLISDNARREINAYGVAGLWRVSPKFAVNSWFMYTNQQGKSAGTDNESADVYSYAITLAFPDLGKQGNLGGIVVGVPPYATRSGVVPLYRPFLGGASDVISTIPNRTTPLHLEAFYKYQLNDHISITPGVIWLVAPNQTNNNPDVVVGTVRTTFSF; translated from the coding sequence ATGTTAAAAATTTTCTTAGGTTTAGTCTTAGCAACCCCAGTAGTTTTGATTTCGCCGGTAGCATGGGCTAGTGAAATAGCAGAAAACGATGATTTAGCACAAGTAACCTCCGTCTCTCAGTTGTCTGATGTCCAACCTACAGATTGGGCTTTTAGTGCTTTACAATCTTTAGTAGAACGATATGGTTGTGTAGCAGGTTATCCCAATGGAACATTCCGGGGAAATCGTGCCATGACTCGTTATGAGTTTTCCGCTGGTTTAAATGCTTGTCTAGATAGAGTTAATGAGCTAATAGCCACAGCTACTGCTGATGCAGTTCAAAAAGAAGATTTAGCGACTATTCAACGGCTACAAGAGGAATTTACCTCAGAATTAGCAACTTTACGAGGGCGGGTAGATGCAGTAGAAAGCCGCACCGCAACTTTAGAAAGTCAGCAATTTTCCACAACTACCAAACTTTCCGGTGAAGCGATTTTTGCCATTACTGATGTCTTAACTGGAGATAGTGATCCTTTCAACGTTGGTGTCCCCCGCAATAGCACTATTTTGGCTAACAGAGTCCGCCTCAACTTAGTCAGTAGTTTTACAGGTCAAGATGAGCTAAAAATTAGACTCCAAGCTGGTAGCACTCCACATCCCCAAAGGGCTGGCGGGTTTCGCTATGGTGCAGATCCCTTCTTAGCTTCCTTAGGAAGTAGACAAACCACACCAGAAGGCGGACAAACCTTTAACCAAGAGTTCCCTGATACAGCCGGTAGTGTAGAATTAGGAACTGTTAGTTATAAGTTTCCCATAGGTAAAAAAATACGCGCGGCTGTGTTTGCCAATCGAGGAGAACACGTAGACTATTTACCGAATGTATTCAGTACAGTTGGTGATGAAGATGGAGGTTCTGGTTCACTTTCTACCTTTGCTCAATATAGCCCCATTTACCGCCTTGTTTCCCAAGGTGCGGGTTTGGGCTTAAATTATCAATTGAATCCCGCTATTAACTTGAGTTTAGGATACTTAGCCCCAAATGCTAATAGTCCAGAAGGTTTAACACCCGATAGCAGCAACGGGACAACGGCTGGAGGCTTTTTTGATGGTCGGTATTCAGCTTTAGCGCAATTAAGTATCCAACCCACCAAAAATTTAGCTTTTGGCTTAACTTACGTCAACGGTTATACCGCAGGAACACCCACCTTCCTCAATGATGTGGGAACAATTTCCGCCAATTCACCAAGTTTAATTTCCGATAATGCTAGACGAGAAATTAACGCTTACGGTGTAGCGGGGTTGTGGCGAGTTTCTCCCAAGTTTGCCGTTAATAGTTGGTTTATGTATACTAATCAACAAGGTAAATCCGCAGGAACAGATAACGAAAGTGCTGATGTGTATAGTTATGCCATCACCCTAGCCTTTCCTGATTTGGGTAAACAAGGTAATCTGGGAGGTATTGTCGTCGGTGTTCCCCCTTATGCTACTCGTTCCGGTGTCGTTCCCTTATATAGACCATTTTTAGGTGGTGCAAGTGATGTAATCAGCACTATCCCTAATCGCACCACACCGTTGCACTTAGAAGCTTTCTACAAGTATCAACTAAATGATCATATCTCAATTACACCAGGTGTAATTTGGTTGGTTGCGCCTAATCAAACCAATAATAATCCTGATGTAGTTGTTGGTACGGTGAGGACTACTTTCTCGTTTTAA
- a CDS encoding ParA family protein gives MKDFKLLTWLDIRRIFRRKTNYGTNLPENIVSIRCFSDAVEINISDENCINKVNDVLKEWFEDSYQQEESMIQLDVSNATLPVEFISEEEPYITDIEVRPFWEEIAYLESDSETETAIKKIVKLPEPYTEKLSLIAFYSFKGGVGRTLNLAAHLFALLDRAKELNKSIKVLVIDADLEAPGLTYWNESSKRKQPEVSFINFLEIYHYSPIDREEALALFANEVKKSVKHEGNSQVYFLPAFLKDNELLDMPILPEHLVRGIDGTWEYGNAIHHLGEILGVDYVFIDLRAGLSEISSPIIFDPRIQRFLVTTINDQSIRGTSLVLKQIGKVAPSKEEVNKKIYYDPAIIISMLKTEFKELPNYINATTDLESNYVQSKEPTLIDTRLNTQETDFNEKLLYIHNWEDARSKLKETTVIEKAIDWASQQLINAEKEVQTTKDKGDIKSRQEQQVTRLRDLCQKYELAESGEGEDLLITEPLQNLATNFRDELPHVISIGAKGAGKTFNYIQLSRFKYWGKFLNSIDKNETSSIQTKTYILPFLESSNLKNKAKTVISEARNEVRAVLGVNVPEFVHSEYTDRIKTALTEQNWDELQWTKFWVNEIARAIAINQNLDTPNTLSSINQDLKNKGLKIIFLFDGLEDIFPKIASNDQQQKALKTLIDDLPKKLSEIRQSHLGIIIFLRRDFLRYTITQNLRQFENLYRSYDLSWNEDSFLKLVYWICSESNVIGAKKDSKDSIYSLSQENLVAELEKLWGKRLGAEKSKEAYTASWVFAALTDFKGRLQARDIVRFLYYAAKITVDNAKEIQFEKWSTSRLLPPQAIRRALKPCSEEKVKEAKEEYPTFKTWVEETLPPQSERKIPFAVEKFNIDQQTMGMLEEMGVIYEDTAKEDIDRFYMPEIFREGLGFSGQGARPRIVALKRRVLGKGIFANLQ, from the coding sequence ATGAAAGATTTTAAATTACTGACTTGGCTTGATATTAGAAGAATTTTTCGCCGCAAAACTAACTATGGGACTAATTTACCAGAGAACATAGTAAGTATTAGGTGTTTTTCTGATGCTGTAGAAATAAATATTTCTGATGAAAATTGTATAAATAAAGTCAATGACGTATTAAAAGAATGGTTTGAGGATTCGTATCAGCAAGAAGAGTCTATGATTCAACTTGATGTTAGTAATGCTACATTACCCGTAGAATTTATCTCTGAAGAAGAACCTTATATAACTGATATTGAAGTACGTCCTTTTTGGGAAGAAATTGCTTATCTAGAAAGTGATTCAGAAACAGAAACCGCCATCAAAAAAATAGTTAAGCTACCAGAACCATATACGGAAAAACTTAGTTTAATAGCTTTTTATTCTTTTAAAGGTGGTGTAGGCAGAACATTAAATTTAGCAGCCCATCTTTTTGCTTTGCTAGATAGAGCTAAAGAGTTAAATAAGTCTATAAAAGTCTTAGTAATTGATGCGGATTTAGAAGCTCCTGGTCTTACATACTGGAATGAATCGTCAAAAAGAAAACAACCAGAAGTTTCATTTATTAATTTTTTAGAAATTTATCATTATTCACCAATTGATAGAGAAGAAGCACTTGCTTTATTTGCTAACGAAGTAAAAAAATCAGTGAAACATGAAGGAAATTCACAAGTTTATTTTTTACCCGCATTTCTAAAAGATAATGAATTATTAGATATGCCTATTTTACCTGAACATTTAGTCAGAGGTATAGATGGAACATGGGAATACGGTAATGCTATTCATCATTTAGGTGAAATTTTAGGTGTAGATTATGTTTTTATAGATTTGAGAGCAGGTTTAAGTGAAATATCTAGTCCTATAATTTTTGATCCCAGAATCCAGCGTTTCCTTGTGACAACAATTAATGATCAATCTATTAGAGGTACAAGTTTAGTTTTAAAACAAATTGGTAAAGTTGCTCCATCAAAAGAGGAAGTTAATAAAAAAATATACTATGATCCAGCCATCATTATTAGTATGCTAAAAACAGAATTTAAGGAATTACCAAATTATATTAATGCTACAACTGACTTAGAGTCTAATTATGTACAATCTAAAGAGCCTACGTTAATAGATACTAGATTAAATACTCAAGAAACTGATTTTAATGAGAAATTACTGTATATCCATAACTGGGAAGATGCCCGCTCAAAATTAAAAGAGACTACGGTAATTGAAAAAGCTATAGATTGGGCAAGCCAACAATTAATCAACGCTGAAAAGGAAGTACAAACTACAAAAGACAAAGGAGACATAAAATCACGACAAGAACAACAAGTTACAAGGCTGAGAGATTTATGTCAAAAGTATGAACTTGCTGAATCAGGAGAAGGTGAAGATTTACTAATAACAGAACCTTTACAAAATTTAGCAACTAATTTTCGAGATGAATTACCTCATGTAATATCAATTGGAGCGAAAGGTGCGGGAAAAACTTTTAATTATATCCAACTTTCACGCTTTAAATATTGGGGAAAATTTTTGAATTCTATTGATAAGAATGAAACTAGCTCAATTCAAACAAAAACCTATATATTGCCTTTCCTGGAGTCGAGTAACCTTAAAAATAAAGCAAAAACTGTAATTAGTGAAGCCAGAAATGAGGTTAGAGCAGTTCTAGGTGTGAATGTTCCTGAGTTTGTACATTCAGAGTATACCGATAGGATTAAAACGGCACTTACAGAGCAAAATTGGGATGAACTACAATGGACAAAATTTTGGGTGAATGAAATTGCCAGAGCTATAGCCATTAACCAAAATTTAGATACTCCTAATACTCTTAGCAGCATAAATCAAGATTTAAAAAATAAAGGATTAAAGATTATCTTTTTGTTTGATGGGTTAGAAGATATTTTCCCTAAGATTGCCTCTAATGATCAACAGCAGAAAGCCTTAAAAACCTTGATTGATGATTTGCCAAAGAAATTGTCAGAAATTAGGCAATCTCATCTTGGTATAATAATTTTCTTGCGTCGTGATTTTCTAAGGTACACAATTACTCAAAATTTGAGACAATTTGAAAATCTTTACCGTTCTTATGATTTATCTTGGAATGAAGATTCTTTTTTGAAGTTAGTTTATTGGATTTGTAGTGAATCTAATGTTATAGGTGCAAAAAAAGATAGTAAAGATAGTATTTACAGTCTCAGTCAAGAGAATCTCGTAGCTGAATTAGAAAAGCTATGGGGTAAAAGACTAGGGGCAGAAAAGTCCAAAGAAGCCTACACAGCTTCTTGGGTATTTGCAGCTTTAACAGATTTTAAGGGCAGACTTCAGGCCAGAGATATTGTCCGCTTTTTGTACTATGCGGCGAAGATCACAGTAGATAATGCTAAAGAAATACAGTTTGAAAAGTGGTCTACAAGTCGGCTATTACCCCCTCAAGCTATTCGCCGCGCTTTAAAACCATGTAGTGAAGAAAAAGTAAAAGAAGCTAAGGAAGAATATCCAACTTTCAAAACATGGGTAGAAGAAACTCTACCTCCTCAGTCTGAACGCAAAATACCCTTTGCTGTAGAAAAATTCAATATTGATCAGCAAACCATGGGAATGTTAGAAGAAATGGGTGTAATTTATGAAGATACAGCTAAAGAGGACATAGATAGGTTTTATATGCCTGAAATTTTCCGCGAAGGGTTAGGTTTTTCAGGTCAAGGTGCGCGACCTAGAATAGTAGCGTTGAAGCGTCGGGTACTAGGGAAAGGGATTTTCGCAAATCTTCAGTGA
- a CDS encoding ferrochelatase — MVATPEKLHATHSHEHIPSKDRVAVLLMGYGEVESYEDFANYNEQALNLLTAKFAPVPTWIYPPLAKLLALFDRHEWGHTHHDFISPHNAIFERQRAGIEHELQHKWGNGVQVFKAFNFCAPFLPNQVLAEIKDQGFSKLLIYPLLVVDSIFTSGIALEQVNNALVELADGDEHWIKAQRYIPSFYNEPKYIDLMAHLVEEKIHTDLATGYLPSQIGIILMNHGCPHKAKGFTSGIDESQAMYELVRNKLINNYPLISVGWLNHDTPLIEWTQPNATVAAQNLIQLGAKALLFMPIGFATENHETLLDVHHIIHDLEKQHPDVDYLQMACVNDDPQFLAMVAEWANAHIAELMETEGMAVNSESAITHHHHHH; from the coding sequence GTGGTTGCAACCCCGGAAAAACTGCACGCTACCCATAGCCACGAGCATATACCCAGTAAAGACCGTGTAGCCGTGTTACTGATGGGCTATGGCGAAGTCGAAAGCTACGAAGATTTTGCTAACTATAACGAACAAGCTTTAAATTTACTAACTGCTAAATTCGCTCCTGTTCCTACTTGGATTTATCCCCCTTTAGCCAAACTTTTGGCATTATTTGATCGTCATGAATGGGGACACACACATCATGATTTTATCTCCCCTCATAATGCCATTTTTGAAAGACAAAGAGCGGGTATTGAACACGAGTTACAACATAAATGGGGTAATGGTGTTCAAGTTTTCAAAGCTTTTAACTTTTGCGCTCCTTTTTTACCAAATCAAGTTTTAGCCGAAATTAAAGATCAAGGCTTTAGCAAACTGCTGATTTATCCATTATTGGTTGTTGATTCCATTTTTACCAGTGGTATTGCTCTTGAACAAGTAAATAATGCTCTGGTAGAATTAGCTGATGGTGATGAACATTGGATCAAAGCCCAAAGATATATTCCTTCGTTCTACAATGAGCCAAAATATATTGATTTAATGGCGCATTTGGTAGAAGAAAAAATTCATACTGATTTGGCTACGGGTTATTTACCTTCGCAAATTGGGATTATCTTGATGAATCATGGTTGTCCCCACAAAGCGAAAGGTTTTACTTCGGGAATTGATGAAAGTCAAGCCATGTATGAGTTAGTTAGAAACAAGTTAATTAACAATTATCCGTTAATTTCTGTGGGTTGGTTGAACCATGACACACCGTTAATTGAATGGACTCAACCAAATGCTACAGTAGCTGCTCAAAATTTGATTCAATTGGGTGCAAAGGCGTTGCTATTTATGCCCATTGGTTTTGCGACAGAAAATCATGAAACTTTGTTAGATGTGCATCACATTATTCATGATTTGGAAAAACAACATCCAGATGTAGATTATTTACAGATGGCTTGTGTTAATGATGATCCCCAATTTTTAGCTATGGTTGCTGAATGGGCAAATGCACATATAGCAGAATTGATGGAAACTGAAGGTATGGCTGTTAATTCAGAATCAGCTATTACTCACCACCATCACCATCATTAG
- the folB gene encoding dihydroneopterin aldolase, giving the protein MDCIHLTGIRGYGYTGFLPEEQALGQWFEVDVKLWLDLFQPAKTDNIEDTIDYRRVISLVQKLLKTSKFALVERLAGAIADGILEDSDGISQVQVILSKTAAPIPDFSGKISIELTRSKLQ; this is encoded by the coding sequence ATGGACTGTATTCATTTAACAGGAATTCGCGGCTATGGCTATACTGGATTTTTACCAGAAGAACAGGCCTTAGGACAATGGTTTGAGGTAGATGTTAAATTATGGTTGGATCTTTTCCAACCCGCTAAAACAGATAATATTGAAGATACTATAGATTATCGGCGCGTAATTAGTTTAGTGCAAAAATTGCTGAAAACCTCAAAGTTTGCGTTGGTGGAAAGACTAGCTGGGGCTATAGCTGATGGTATTCTAGAGGATAGCGATGGTATTAGTCAAGTACAAGTTATTCTCAGTAAAACCGCTGCACCTATTCCTGATTTTAGCGGCAAAATCAGTATTGAATTGACTAGAAGTAAACTTCAGTAG